One window from the genome of Acidihalobacter ferrooxydans encodes:
- the arsC gene encoding arsenate reductase (glutaredoxin) (This arsenate reductase requires both glutathione and glutaredoxin to convert arsenate to arsenite, after which the efflux transporter formed by ArsA and ArsB can extrude the arsenite from the cell, providing resistance.) has protein sequence MPSTDEIVIYHNPRCSKSRATLDLLRANGIEPRVVEYLKTPPSQAEMEQILDALGMEPRDLMRQHEVEYEQAALDDPGLTRSTLILAMLQRPKLIERPIVVRGRRAAIGRPPENVLEILA, from the coding sequence ATGCCATCCACTGACGAAATCGTGATCTATCACAACCCGCGCTGCTCGAAATCGCGCGCGACTCTCGACCTGCTGCGCGCCAACGGCATCGAACCGCGCGTGGTGGAATATCTGAAGACACCGCCCAGCCAAGCCGAAATGGAGCAGATTCTCGACGCGCTCGGCATGGAACCTCGTGATCTCATGCGCCAGCATGAAGTCGAATATGAGCAAGCGGCGCTTGACGATCCCGGCTTGACCCGCTCGACACTGATCCTGGCCATGCTCCAGCGACCGAAACTGATTGAACGTCCGATCGTCGTGCGAGGCAGGCGCGCCGCTATCGGCCGGCCGCCGGAAAACGTGCTGGAGATTCTGGCGTGA
- a CDS encoding DUF3108 domain-containing protein, with product MPTSTYKRLCRALCRAGIAALLLATPLAHADGAFGIPFFTAKYILHQYGIDAAESTISLQPDGTRIVYTQRTHAIGFLSLFFKQTIAERSLLAPDTTLPLPTQFTYDETGGGKNIHARILFDRKTLRATGTDRKGKPVNVAIEPDTVDFLSIQLAIIQAVAQHKKRLDFTVVQSADKLNHYHFAYAGTERIHTPMGTLDTVIVQRFRDHKKVRYDFYLAPALHYLPVKLTQTKMDNGSTLTLSIQSVHWNTPANATGNTK from the coding sequence ATGCCGACCTCAACGTATAAGCGCCTGTGCCGCGCCCTGTGCCGCGCCGGCATCGCCGCCCTGCTGCTGGCCACCCCGCTGGCGCATGCCGACGGCGCCTTCGGCATCCCCTTCTTCACCGCCAAATACATCCTGCACCAATACGGGATCGACGCCGCCGAGAGCACCATCAGCCTGCAACCGGATGGAACCCGAATCGTCTATACTCAACGCACCCACGCCATCGGTTTCCTCAGCCTGTTCTTCAAGCAGACCATTGCGGAGCGCAGCCTGCTGGCACCCGACACGACGCTGCCCCTGCCCACCCAGTTCACCTACGACGAAACCGGCGGCGGCAAAAACATCCACGCCCGCATTCTGTTCGACCGCAAAACCCTGCGCGCGACGGGCACGGACCGCAAGGGCAAGCCGGTCAACGTCGCCATCGAACCCGACACGGTCGACTTCCTCTCGATCCAGCTCGCCATCATCCAGGCTGTCGCGCAGCACAAAAAACGGCTGGACTTCACCGTCGTCCAGTCCGCCGACAAGCTCAATCACTACCACTTCGCCTATGCCGGCACCGAACGCATCCATACCCCGATGGGCACGCTCGATACCGTCATCGTGCAACGCTTCCGGGACCACAAAAAGGTACGCTACGACTTCTACCTCGCCCCCGCCCTGCACTACCTGCCGGTCAAACTCACGCAAACCAAGATGGACAACGGCTCCACGCTGACGCTGAGCATACAGTCCGTCCACTGGAATACTCCGGCCAACGCCACAGGAAACACGAAATGA
- a CDS encoding acylphosphatase translates to MSQYMDEVAVRCLVRGRVQGVFFRAATCARASALGLCGYARNLPDGRVEVYARGAAGSLDQLRDWLTRGPDLARVDAVECASAPLEAAEGFTIRY, encoded by the coding sequence ATGAGCCAGTACATGGATGAGGTCGCGGTTCGTTGCCTGGTGCGCGGGCGCGTACAGGGCGTATTCTTCCGCGCAGCCACGTGTGCGCGGGCGAGCGCACTGGGTCTTTGTGGCTATGCGCGTAACCTGCCCGATGGGCGGGTAGAGGTGTACGCGCGCGGCGCAGCGGGGAGTTTGGACCAGTTGCGTGACTGGTTGACGCGGGGGCCGGATCTTGCGCGCGTCGACGCCGTCGAGTGTGCATCCGCGCCGCTCGAAGCGGCCGAAGGTTTCACTATCCGCTATTGA
- the purN gene encoding phosphoribosylglycinamide formyltransferase — MNSTTPLRIVVLVSGNGSNLEALIAGCATGEIPACIVAVISNRPDAHALERAARHGIPAVALDHRGFPTRAAFDQALRDSIDAHAPDLVVLAGFMRILTPGFVAHYAGRMLNIHPSLLPAYPGLHTHARALADGAAQHGASIHFVTSELDGGPVVLQGEVPVAADDDPARLAARVQRIEHLIYPRAVAWYAAGRLRLSNGHATLDGAAIVQPQRLRLKDIEHADLNV, encoded by the coding sequence ATGAACTCCACCACGCCGCTGCGCATCGTCGTCCTCGTTTCCGGTAACGGCAGCAATCTCGAAGCACTGATCGCAGGATGCGCAACGGGCGAAATCCCCGCATGTATTGTTGCCGTCATCAGCAACCGCCCCGACGCCCATGCCCTGGAACGCGCCGCCCGCCACGGCATTCCCGCCGTCGCGCTGGATCACCGGGGTTTCCCCACCCGTGCCGCTTTCGATCAGGCGCTGCGCGACAGCATCGACGCCCATGCGCCGGATCTTGTCGTCCTCGCCGGGTTCATGCGTATTCTCACGCCCGGCTTCGTCGCCCACTACGCCGGACGCATGCTCAACATCCACCCCTCGCTGCTACCGGCCTACCCCGGCCTGCACACCCATGCCCGCGCCCTGGCCGACGGCGCTGCGCAGCACGGCGCGAGCATCCACTTCGTCACCAGCGAACTCGACGGTGGCCCCGTTGTCCTGCAAGGCGAGGTGCCGGTTGCCGCGGACGACGATCCGGCGCGCCTGGCCGCCCGCGTGCAGCGCATCGAGCATCTCATCTACCCGCGCGCCGTCGCCTGGTACGCCGCCGGCCGGCTGCGGCTCAGCAACGGCCATGCCACCCTGGACGGCGCGGCCATCGTACAGCCGCAACGCTTGCGCCTGAAGGACATCGAACATGCCGACCTCAACGTATAA
- a CDS encoding LysM peptidoglycan-binding domain-containing protein, whose product MKFGVTRIVLITGAAVSLGLAGGCATTSQTEVPTVQHSAAKEAAAHAIAAAKSAYAQANAKGYALSTTQPLIVQAEKAYSGGDYQQATKLANKAKAEAGVGINQYYLGKGLANLQQLQKMKGSMNAGQLARLKQAEQYYSESQGKPLYELTKKMLAALKRALPSTYTVVKGNTLWAISGKKKIYGNPYEWPLIYKANASKIHSPDLIFPGQIFTINRSMTRIQIDAAIYHAKHRGAWTLTQPTGSDLKYLHESASQFMQGK is encoded by the coding sequence ATGAAGTTCGGTGTGACACGTATAGTGTTGATTACGGGGGCTGCCGTTTCGCTGGGTCTTGCCGGCGGTTGTGCGACCACTTCGCAGACCGAAGTTCCGACGGTACAGCACAGCGCAGCCAAGGAAGCGGCGGCGCATGCGATTGCGGCGGCCAAGTCTGCATACGCGCAGGCAAACGCCAAGGGTTATGCCTTGAGTACGACGCAGCCTTTGATCGTGCAAGCCGAGAAGGCCTACTCCGGTGGTGACTATCAGCAGGCCACCAAGTTGGCCAACAAGGCCAAGGCTGAAGCCGGGGTTGGCATCAATCAGTATTATTTAGGCAAGGGCCTGGCAAATCTGCAACAGTTGCAGAAAATGAAAGGTTCAATGAATGCAGGTCAACTCGCTCGGCTGAAACAGGCCGAGCAGTATTACAGCGAATCGCAGGGCAAGCCGCTGTATGAACTGACCAAGAAGATGCTGGCCGCATTGAAGCGTGCCTTGCCGAGCACATATACGGTGGTCAAAGGCAACACTCTTTGGGCAATTTCCGGCAAGAAGAAAATTTACGGCAACCCCTATGAATGGCCGCTGATTTATAAGGCCAATGCGTCGAAAATTCACTCGCCTGATCTGATTTTCCCCGGTCAGATATTTACGATCAACCGCTCAATGACCCGGATACAGATCGATGCGGCGATCTATCACGCCAAGCATCGTGGTGCATGGACGCTGACGCAGCCGACCGGTAGCGACCTGAAATACCTGCATGAGAGCGCTTCGCAGTTCATGCAGGGTAAGTAA
- a CDS encoding DUF2066 domain-containing protein, whose amino-acid sequence MLNSSRVELRVVVFVFVLLCAAAMAAWAPPAAAVEATGLYRVTLPVAARSQAALTVAFRQALNQVLIKVSGDSKIAAQAPVAHALQNASTYVQQYAYQQQAAASGSGIASPKAASGEAPLQLQVRFDPQAIDRLLLTNNLPLWGRERPVVIVWAGINQGGGKRFVLGTESDVSHPNATHAVEQAAQRRGLPVILPLMDLQDRGAFSFSDLSGGFVEPLLKASARYAANAELAGVVQPAGGQWIGRWWLAFRGKTVHWTSSGSTQARVLASAIDGAADRLAARLAVSAVAATGRALSVQIGGVSTVSDYARIEHLLDKLTPIKSVQLVSAAAGQLVFQVVPRGQLSDVRRNLDLVDWLKPRQSVPDASQSAAAGQTLYFTYTP is encoded by the coding sequence ATGCTGAATTCGTCGCGGGTGGAGCTGCGGGTCGTGGTCTTCGTTTTTGTACTGTTGTGTGCCGCGGCGATGGCCGCGTGGGCGCCGCCCGCGGCAGCGGTCGAGGCGACCGGTCTATACCGGGTGACGCTGCCTGTTGCGGCGCGCAGTCAGGCTGCGCTGACCGTGGCTTTCCGGCAGGCGCTGAACCAGGTGCTGATCAAGGTTTCCGGCGATTCGAAAATCGCTGCGCAGGCCCCGGTCGCACACGCGTTGCAGAACGCTTCGACCTATGTGCAGCAGTACGCCTACCAGCAGCAGGCTGCAGCGAGCGGATCGGGTATCGCCTCGCCCAAGGCCGCATCGGGTGAGGCCCCGCTGCAGTTGCAGGTGCGTTTCGATCCGCAGGCCATCGACCGTTTGCTGCTGACCAACAACCTCCCGCTGTGGGGCCGCGAGCGACCGGTGGTGATTGTGTGGGCCGGCATCAATCAAGGTGGCGGAAAACGCTTCGTGCTCGGCACCGAAAGCGATGTGTCGCATCCGAACGCCACCCATGCGGTCGAGCAGGCGGCGCAGAGGCGTGGGTTGCCGGTTATTCTGCCGCTGATGGATTTGCAGGACAGAGGAGCGTTCAGCTTCTCCGATCTGAGCGGCGGTTTCGTGGAGCCGCTGCTGAAAGCTTCAGCGCGCTATGCGGCGAATGCGGAACTGGCTGGTGTCGTGCAACCGGCGGGGGGGCAATGGATCGGGCGCTGGTGGCTGGCCTTTCGCGGCAAGACCGTTCACTGGACATCGAGCGGATCGACGCAGGCGCGGGTGCTGGCCAGTGCGATCGACGGCGCCGCCGATCGGCTGGCTGCCAGGCTGGCAGTGTCGGCCGTGGCGGCTACCGGGCGCGCCCTGTCAGTGCAGATCGGCGGGGTGAGCACGGTAAGTGATTATGCGCGCATCGAACACCTGCTGGACAAGCTCACGCCGATCAAGTCGGTTCAGCTGGTTTCGGCCGCTGCAGGGCAGCTTGTGTTTCAGGTTGTGCCGCGCGGCCAGCTGAGTGATGTGAGGCGCAATCTGGATCTGGTGGACTGGCTGAAGCCCCGGCAGTCCGTGCCTGATGCGTCGCAATCCGCCGCTGCCGGACAGACGCTTTATTTTACCTACACCCCTTGA
- the wrbA gene encoding NAD(P)H:quinone oxidoreductase, producing MSEVLVLYYSRRGATAEMARRIARGIEEIGGVEARLRTVPAVSATCEAVADSVPDSGAPYASLDDLRTCSALILGSPTRFGNMAAPLKHFLDHTAPLWLSGALAGKPAAVFTSTGSLHGGQESTLLSMMLPLLHHGMLLMGLPFTETALLATRTGGTPYGPSHFAGTDDSMPLDEDEIQLCRALGRRVAETVKRLG from the coding sequence GTGAGCGAAGTGCTTGTCCTGTACTACAGCCGCCGCGGCGCCACTGCCGAAATGGCGCGCCGGATCGCCCGGGGCATCGAGGAAATCGGCGGCGTCGAAGCCAGGTTGCGCACCGTGCCTGCCGTATCGGCTACCTGCGAAGCCGTGGCGGATAGCGTGCCCGACAGCGGCGCACCGTATGCTTCGCTGGACGATCTGCGCACCTGCTCGGCGCTGATCCTCGGCAGTCCCACACGCTTCGGCAACATGGCCGCGCCGCTGAAACACTTCCTTGATCACACCGCGCCGCTGTGGCTGAGCGGCGCGCTGGCTGGCAAGCCGGCCGCAGTGTTCACTTCAACCGGCAGCCTCCATGGCGGTCAGGAAAGCACCTTGTTGAGCATGATGCTGCCGCTGTTGCATCACGGCATGCTGCTGATGGGCCTGCCGTTTACGGAAACCGCCCTGCTCGCCACCCGCACCGGCGGCACACCCTATGGCCCCAGCCATTTCGCCGGCACGGACGACTCGATGCCACTCGACGAAGACGAAATTCAGCTCTGCCGCGCACTCGGCCGACGCGTGGCCGAAACCGTCAAACGTCTGGGTTGA
- a CDS encoding AI-2E family transporter, translated as MRMGPLWFGLAIVVFLGWLIYLLSPILAPFLVGALLAYLGDPLADRLEAWHLPRTLAVVVVFVVMGVVVLGAVLLLVPLLEAQIAALAQAVPGYQKWVNLHMLPWLQSKLGISARYLDLNSLVGLLSKHWQQAGGYAAHLADTLSRSGLVLLGWLANLVLIPIVTFYLLRDWDRLIAYIGESLPARFQSTSAELAREADEVLGAFLRGQLSVMLALGTVYAVGLWLIGLKVGILIGVVAGVVSFVPYLGFTLGLIAALAAMFFQTHDVLAVWPVLVVFGIGQVLESAVFTPLLVGDRIGLHPVAVIFAVLAGGQLFGFIGVLLALPVAAVLAVFLRHLHRRYRGSAFYRDRQDDASA; from the coding sequence ATGCGAATGGGGCCACTGTGGTTTGGCCTGGCGATCGTTGTTTTCCTTGGCTGGCTGATTTATCTGCTCTCGCCGATTCTGGCGCCGTTTCTGGTCGGTGCGCTGTTGGCGTATCTGGGTGATCCGCTGGCGGATCGCCTCGAAGCCTGGCATCTGCCGCGCACGCTTGCGGTCGTTGTGGTGTTCGTCGTGATGGGGGTGGTGGTGCTCGGCGCGGTGTTGCTGCTGGTGCCGCTGCTGGAGGCGCAGATTGCCGCGCTGGCGCAGGCTGTGCCGGGCTATCAGAAGTGGGTGAATCTGCATATGCTGCCCTGGCTGCAATCGAAGCTGGGCATCAGTGCGCGCTATCTCGACCTCAATTCACTGGTCGGTTTGCTGTCGAAGCACTGGCAGCAGGCCGGCGGGTACGCGGCACACCTGGCTGACACCTTGAGCCGGTCCGGGCTGGTGTTGCTCGGCTGGTTGGCCAATCTGGTGCTGATTCCGATCGTCACCTTTTATCTCTTGCGCGACTGGGACCGCCTGATCGCGTATATCGGCGAATCCCTTCCGGCGCGCTTTCAGTCGACTTCGGCCGAGCTGGCACGCGAAGCCGACGAGGTACTGGGCGCGTTCCTGCGCGGGCAACTTTCCGTGATGCTGGCCTTGGGGACGGTGTATGCGGTCGGTCTTTGGCTGATCGGCCTGAAGGTCGGCATCCTGATCGGTGTGGTTGCCGGGGTGGTCAGTTTCGTGCCGTATCTGGGTTTTACGCTGGGCCTGATCGCGGCGCTGGCGGCGATGTTTTTTCAGACGCACGATGTGCTCGCCGTGTGGCCGGTGCTGGTCGTATTCGGTATTGGACAGGTACTGGAGAGTGCGGTCTTCACGCCATTGCTGGTCGGCGATCGCATCGGTCTGCACCCGGTTGCGGTGATTTTTGCCGTGCTGGCCGGCGGGCAGTTGTTCGGGTTCATCGGCGTGCTGCTGGCGTTGCCCGTGGCAGCCGTGCTGGCAGTGTTCTTGCGCCATTTGCATCGGCGCTATCGCGGCAGCGCCTTCTATCGGGATCGGCAGGACGATGCCAGTGCCTGA
- a CDS encoding YihY family inner membrane protein → MRNSTDPGKSEGGRVAPFAFSAAGKNALIAFADLFRVVIKRFFEDRCMQAAGSLTFTSLLSLVPLVTVVFGVLSLFPVFQTMTGDLRHLLMGQLMPASGEHVEQYLLQFSEKASKLTIVGSLWLFVNVVLVLEEVDTALNGIWRAHRRRKMAMMLVVYWAMLTLAPLLLGSGIVASTYLYAVYKAHVYGGAAHVLDWLLLSLVPLFLETLAFSMLFALVPRVRVRLRAVLIGGLLTAVLFELAKRGFAFYVSNFNSYELIYGVFSAIPIFLIWLYLSWLMVLFGAEVTACLDGNCHRKRFTDAQAARSLWLAVRLIARLGEAQRRGVGLSLTALHLKEPAFDQTQVEHMLQRLATMNIAHQSVEGDWLVSRDLHELTLGELYRGGGFDLDLKGAHGVDSEVWDRWIGQRINEALIDASRRLDVSFDVLLAGQTHDDEPVHG, encoded by the coding sequence TTGCGCAATTCCACTGATCCGGGCAAAAGCGAAGGGGGCCGTGTAGCCCCCTTCGCTTTTTCAGCAGCAGGAAAAAACGCGCTGATCGCATTTGCGGATCTGTTTCGTGTTGTCATCAAGCGGTTTTTCGAGGACCGCTGCATGCAAGCAGCCGGGAGCCTGACTTTCACCTCCTTGTTGTCCCTGGTGCCGCTGGTGACGGTCGTATTCGGCGTGCTGAGCCTGTTTCCGGTGTTTCAGACCATGACCGGTGATTTGCGCCATCTGCTGATGGGACAGTTGATGCCGGCGTCGGGCGAGCATGTAGAGCAGTATCTGTTGCAGTTCAGCGAAAAGGCGTCGAAGCTGACTATAGTTGGGTCGCTGTGGTTGTTCGTCAATGTGGTTCTGGTGCTGGAGGAAGTCGATACGGCTTTGAACGGGATCTGGCGCGCGCATCGTCGCCGTAAAATGGCCATGATGCTCGTCGTGTACTGGGCTATGCTGACGCTCGCGCCGCTCCTGTTGGGTTCCGGCATCGTCGCCTCAACGTACCTTTACGCAGTGTACAAGGCGCATGTCTATGGCGGTGCGGCGCATGTCCTGGATTGGCTTTTGCTGAGTCTGGTTCCGCTGTTTCTGGAAACGCTCGCGTTCAGTATGTTGTTTGCGCTCGTGCCGCGTGTGCGGGTACGCCTGCGGGCCGTGTTGATCGGAGGGCTGTTGACGGCGGTGCTGTTTGAACTCGCCAAGCGTGGTTTCGCGTTTTACGTTTCCAATTTCAATAGTTACGAATTGATTTACGGGGTGTTCTCGGCGATTCCGATTTTCCTGATCTGGTTGTATTTATCCTGGTTGATGGTTCTGTTTGGCGCCGAAGTGACGGCTTGCCTGGATGGCAATTGTCACCGCAAGCGGTTTACCGATGCGCAGGCGGCGCGTTCGTTATGGTTGGCGGTACGCCTGATCGCGCGTCTTGGCGAGGCCCAGCGTCGGGGCGTTGGGCTGAGCCTGACGGCACTGCATCTCAAGGAGCCGGCATTTGATCAAACGCAGGTGGAGCACATGCTGCAACGTCTGGCCACCATGAATATCGCACATCAATCGGTTGAGGGTGATTGGTTGGTGTCACGTGATTTGCACGAGCTGACGCTCGGCGAACTTTACCGCGGTGGCGGGTTCGATCTTGATCTGAAGGGTGCGCACGGCGTGGACAGTGAGGTTTGGGATCGCTGGATCGGGCAGCGCATCAATGAAGCACTGATCGATGCGAGTCGGCGCCTGGACGTGTCATTCGATGTCTTGCTGGCCGGGCAGACGCACGACGATGAGCCAGTACATGGATGA
- a CDS encoding DUF4398 domain-containing protein, producing the protein MKKYRIAILTLLLLLAGCATAPVQEMSDARQAMQAAAQAGARQSAPQEYAQAQALMQRAEDQLQVGGYQSARELADQARVAAQHARDDALKARKTAQ; encoded by the coding sequence ATGAAAAAATACAGAATCGCGATTTTAACGTTACTCCTATTGCTGGCCGGTTGCGCTACGGCGCCGGTGCAGGAAATGAGCGATGCGCGGCAGGCGATGCAGGCGGCTGCGCAGGCGGGCGCACGGCAGAGCGCGCCACAGGAGTACGCGCAGGCTCAGGCGCTGATGCAACGCGCCGAGGATCAGCTTCAGGTCGGTGGGTATCAGTCTGCGCGCGAACTCGCCGATCAGGCCAGGGTGGCCGCGCAGCACGCACGCGACGATGCGCTGAAGGCCAGGAAAACCGCACAGTGA
- the hda gene encoding DnaA regulatory inactivator Hda, producing the protein MPDQLALNVHLRADATFAAFVPAAGQDDLVAGLRAFAGGIGSEVQWYVWGAAQTGKTHLAQAACHAAAQAGLSTAYLPLREFSAYGVEALDGMAGLGLLALDDADRVWADTAWAHSLFALINAAREQGTRLLFTASVRPPDEVLPDLRSRLLWGPVYQLQRLTDPELETLIQHAATLRGFALGDSEVQYLLRHGPREPRGLIALLERVDQASLRAKRKVTVPFIRTVLETVDVDTSTLRPVNPDV; encoded by the coding sequence GTGCCTGATCAGCTTGCGCTCAATGTGCACTTGCGCGCCGATGCGACGTTTGCGGCCTTTGTCCCGGCCGCAGGTCAGGATGATCTCGTCGCGGGTCTGCGTGCGTTTGCAGGTGGCATCGGGTCGGAAGTGCAGTGGTATGTGTGGGGGGCGGCGCAGACCGGCAAGACGCACCTGGCCCAGGCAGCGTGTCATGCGGCGGCGCAGGCCGGGCTGTCGACCGCGTATCTGCCGTTGCGCGAATTTTCGGCATACGGTGTCGAGGCGCTCGATGGCATGGCGGGGCTGGGCTTGCTCGCACTCGACGATGCGGACCGGGTGTGGGCCGATACAGCCTGGGCGCACAGTCTGTTCGCCTTGATCAATGCTGCGCGCGAACAGGGCACACGCCTGTTGTTTACCGCATCCGTGCGGCCACCGGACGAGGTGTTGCCCGATTTGCGCTCGCGGTTGCTCTGGGGGCCGGTGTACCAGTTGCAGCGCCTGACGGACCCGGAGCTGGAGACGCTGATACAGCATGCCGCAACGCTACGCGGTTTTGCCCTCGGCGACAGCGAAGTGCAGTACCTGCTGCGGCATGGCCCGCGCGAGCCGCGGGGCCTGATCGCGCTGCTTGAGCGAGTGGATCAGGCCAGCCTGCGCGCCAAACGCAAGGTGACCGTGCCGTTCATCCGCACAGTGCTGGAGACGGTGGACGTGGACACGTCTACGCTGCGTCCGGTCAACCCAGACGTTTGA
- the purM gene encoding phosphoribosylformylglycinamidine cyclo-ligase: MSNTPPVSGLTYRDAGVDIDAGEALVERIKPLAARTRRPEVIAGLGGFGALFELPLDRYRRPVLVSGTDGVGTKLRLALELGRHEHIGIDLVGMCVNDIVVQGAEPLFFLDYYATGKLDVDIAATVVGGIATGCEQAGCALVGGETAEMPGMYDASEYDLAGFAVGIVERDALLDGSRVAPGDVVIGLGSSGPHSNGYSLIRKIIERSGANLDEYLKSYTLADHLLAPTRIYVKPLLELLAAHPVHALAHITGGGLTQNLPRVLPAHTQAVLDTRAWPRPDIFDWLQTAGDVAEGEMLRTFNCGIGMTVIAPAASADDIIEQCYDHDIAAWEIGRIETSTDASPRVIYATP; the protein is encoded by the coding sequence ATGTCCAATACCCCGCCCGTTTCCGGATTGACCTATCGCGATGCCGGCGTCGACATCGACGCCGGCGAAGCTCTGGTCGAGCGTATCAAACCGCTCGCCGCCCGCACCCGGCGCCCCGAAGTCATCGCCGGCCTTGGCGGCTTCGGCGCGCTGTTTGAACTGCCGCTGGATCGCTACCGACGCCCGGTGCTGGTCTCAGGCACCGACGGCGTCGGCACCAAGCTGCGCCTTGCGCTGGAGCTGGGCCGTCACGAACACATCGGCATCGACCTCGTTGGCATGTGCGTCAACGACATCGTCGTGCAAGGTGCCGAGCCGCTGTTCTTCCTCGACTACTACGCCACCGGCAAACTCGATGTGGACATCGCCGCCACCGTGGTCGGCGGCATCGCCACCGGCTGCGAGCAGGCCGGCTGCGCGCTGGTCGGCGGCGAGACCGCCGAGATGCCCGGCATGTACGATGCCAGCGAATACGACCTGGCCGGCTTCGCCGTCGGCATCGTCGAACGCGACGCCCTGCTCGATGGCAGCCGGGTCGCGCCCGGCGACGTGGTGATCGGCCTCGGCTCCTCCGGGCCGCACTCCAACGGCTACTCGCTGATCCGCAAGATCATCGAACGCAGCGGCGCGAACCTCGACGAATACCTCAAGTCCTACACGCTCGCCGACCACCTGCTCGCGCCAACCCGCATCTACGTCAAACCCCTGCTCGAACTGCTTGCGGCGCACCCCGTACACGCGCTGGCGCACATCACCGGCGGCGGTCTCACCCAAAATCTGCCGCGCGTGCTGCCGGCCCACACCCAAGCCGTGCTCGACACCCGCGCCTGGCCGCGCCCGGATATTTTCGACTGGCTGCAGACCGCGGGTGACGTGGCCGAGGGCGAGATGCTGCGCACCTTCAACTGCGGCATCGGCATGACCGTCATTGCGCCCGCCGCAAGCGCCGACGACATCATCGAACAGTGCTACGATCACGACATCGCCGCCTGGGAAATCGGCCGCATCGAAACCAGCACCGACGCCAGCCCGCGAGTCATCTACGCCACACCATGA